In Lujinxingia sediminis, a single genomic region encodes these proteins:
- a CDS encoding DUF4388 domain-containing protein: MSLSPRPSVALLEGNATLARIISETLRASALEVVTLSGPPPGAEGARLVIVDVDSAGVDARRWLHFCEERQLPVLVCGVASSRAHFAQYPWLGRPFTTRQLERVCEELLREGGPSRRSHSVPGAIEVRDPVTVEMEGEDASDLEVELGLSPGTLGGHVFDDDDLLEMIDVDTTGSMILEIEDLPGGLGQGGVLVGGARRESLDAARLEAERSRSAEVDVTIDEVISPSTFPEVPAGVEVPSYGGDATAISVVAPTHQVDRVTLHQVAHLLAEHWERVGLSARSTDRAERLERLLAAMLDGGIDRVAEELRRVPNARGFSGQLETLSVVDLLHTLRERRLRGRLEVSLPGRSFVLYVDGNLLHEIESLGESTDGVLLEVLRAEGAVDEVIYQRLSHDLRTGQFYDGPLEMFLRSEQIVDDLRLLDARKSRARRLLREICGGRRGGFAFIEVARDSSFAWPTRGLDLKIDTLLLEIMREVSMDTGHSEATARTRLVLDAGRAASVDPLALTSDERQLLNFFEEGQTLGEARAHLATTGEESVDRVVQRLKRMELLKRKSSAGEVIVRQPTGPHERPTAVSNWEIDIPDLDRTHHIEMGTAESADEEETHQERGFLAGAPFEDDAGMSWDQELDSIFRRAADTAEFDTQGRDDDDTK, translated from the coding sequence ATGAGCCTGTCACCTCGCCCGAGCGTGGCGCTCCTTGAGGGGAACGCCACGCTGGCACGCATCATCAGCGAGACGCTTCGAGCCAGTGCGCTTGAGGTCGTCACGCTCAGCGGTCCGCCGCCGGGCGCCGAAGGCGCCCGGCTTGTGATCGTCGACGTGGACAGCGCCGGGGTGGATGCCCGGCGCTGGCTGCATTTTTGCGAGGAGCGCCAGCTGCCCGTGCTGGTGTGTGGGGTGGCCAGCTCGCGTGCCCATTTTGCGCAGTATCCCTGGCTTGGGCGTCCCTTTACCACCCGGCAGCTCGAGCGCGTCTGTGAAGAGCTTTTGCGCGAGGGCGGGCCTTCGCGCCGCTCACACTCGGTGCCCGGTGCTATTGAGGTTCGCGATCCGGTGACGGTGGAGATGGAGGGCGAGGACGCCTCCGACCTCGAGGTGGAGCTGGGGCTGAGTCCGGGAACTCTGGGGGGGCATGTTTTTGACGACGACGATCTTCTGGAGATGATCGACGTCGACACCACCGGATCCATGATCCTGGAGATTGAGGATCTGCCCGGAGGGCTGGGTCAGGGCGGTGTTTTGGTGGGAGGGGCCCGGCGCGAATCGCTGGACGCGGCTCGGCTGGAGGCGGAGCGCTCGCGGAGCGCGGAGGTCGACGTAACGATCGATGAGGTGATCAGCCCCTCGACTTTCCCGGAAGTTCCGGCTGGTGTTGAGGTTCCGAGCTACGGTGGGGATGCCACAGCCATCTCGGTGGTTGCCCCTACCCACCAGGTCGATCGGGTCACTTTACACCAGGTCGCTCATCTGCTCGCTGAGCATTGGGAGCGCGTGGGTCTGAGCGCCCGCTCTACCGACCGGGCGGAGCGCCTGGAGCGTCTGCTGGCTGCGATGCTCGACGGGGGAATCGACCGGGTGGCGGAGGAGCTCAGGAGGGTGCCCAATGCACGAGGGTTCTCCGGGCAGCTCGAAACGCTTTCGGTCGTCGATCTGCTGCATACCCTGCGTGAACGCCGACTTCGAGGACGACTGGAGGTGAGTCTGCCCGGTCGCAGCTTCGTGCTTTACGTCGATGGTAATCTGCTCCATGAGATCGAGTCGCTTGGCGAGAGCACCGATGGGGTGCTCCTTGAGGTGTTGCGTGCCGAGGGGGCGGTTGATGAGGTTATCTACCAACGACTCTCCCATGATCTGCGGACCGGGCAGTTCTACGATGGGCCACTGGAGATGTTCTTGCGCAGCGAGCAGATCGTCGATGATCTGCGGCTGCTTGATGCCCGTAAAAGTCGAGCCAGACGTCTTCTCCGTGAGATCTGCGGCGGGCGACGCGGCGGCTTTGCCTTTATCGAAGTCGCCCGTGACTCGAGCTTTGCCTGGCCAACCCGCGGACTCGATCTGAAGATCGACACCTTGCTTCTCGAGATCATGCGCGAGGTGTCGATGGATACCGGTCATTCTGAGGCGACCGCGCGGACCCGCCTGGTGCTTGACGCCGGACGGGCTGCCAGCGTCGATCCTCTGGCGCTCACCAGCGATGAGCGTCAACTGCTCAACTTCTTTGAAGAGGGGCAAACGCTGGGAGAGGCTCGCGCGCATCTGGCAACCACCGGAGAGGAGTCGGTCGACCGGGTCGTTCAGCGGCTAAAGCGTATGGAGCTTCTCAAGCGTAAATCCAGCGCCGGGGAAGTTATCGTGAGGCAGCCCACCGGGCCCCATGAGCGTCCTACGGCGGTGAGTAACTGGGAGATCGACATTCCCGACCTCGATCGCACCCACCACATTGAGATGGGCACCGCCGAGAGCGCTGATGAGGAAGAGACCCATCAAGAGCGCGGTTTCCTGGCTGGCGCTCCGTTCGAGGACGACGCCGGCATGAGCTGGGATCAGGAACTCGACTCGATCTTCCGTCGGGCCGCTGACACCGCCGAGTTTGATACGCAGGGACGAGATGATGACGACACGAAGTAA
- a CDS encoding protein kinase domain-containing protein translates to MSESSNKPPRVPPPLTPAGRKPSASGARPPGPPPRPAVRRQAPGVRGSTQAPEAATLKTGDAVGGRFVVERYLGSSGGGVSYLCNDRQTQSSVVVKVLEMPFPGDDAFARLSADVRLAGSIEHRNLTGAVGMGRTQSGEIFIAMEFVEGSTLSQLVAQRREEGRTLSIRDTFTVLAHVCSALSAVHERKTSHGVLTPYNVYVNKQGVVKVGNLAFGRMVSTFLHGRGEGAFHDSIYVAPEVAESPANLSAAADLYSLGMIAAELLNPTGLPSDRKQAHEMALDGLAKYPPALFSLVSACLSGDRRQRPASAQHFRDELEEIARDAGARLSGVAPPGALPVEPAVVESEEGDSLFDLFDVGDIAPPPADEAEAERYLVQKSGLDYGPFTEIKILEQLRADEIDENSLVLDRFTQQRCRLIEMEAFSAEVKAYIPEREERRRREAEARAELQRKVKKGGLAALVVSIVAGLVVLAAMGWFWLQQPDPEPMPLEQAFASLDYTFLPPPSEFQAVAVDSDLLQSIFNPRASQEEIARTLKKVRGAGGKRASAGGSAAGASGPREADVDMANFSGSAKHLSDQEINRVIMSDFNAMTDCIRSELNRNSSFKGLTVQFFIRPSGTTGGVQIKESKYQSREVGQCMIQRFRAMKFPEHGAISNRGVEFPLYVQ, encoded by the coding sequence ATGAGTGAGTCTTCGAATAAGCCACCGCGCGTTCCCCCGCCGCTTACGCCGGCCGGGCGTAAACCCTCTGCGTCTGGCGCGCGACCTCCCGGACCGCCCCCCAGGCCCGCGGTTCGGCGTCAGGCTCCCGGTGTTCGCGGGAGCACCCAGGCGCCCGAGGCCGCTACGCTGAAGACAGGCGATGCGGTTGGCGGGCGCTTTGTGGTGGAGCGCTACCTGGGCAGCTCCGGCGGCGGCGTCAGTTACCTGTGCAACGATCGGCAGACGCAGTCGTCGGTGGTTGTGAAGGTGCTGGAGATGCCTTTCCCGGGTGACGACGCCTTTGCCAGGCTCAGCGCCGATGTGCGTCTGGCGGGCAGCATTGAGCATCGCAACCTCACCGGCGCCGTGGGTATGGGACGCACCCAGAGTGGCGAGATTTTTATCGCGATGGAGTTCGTGGAGGGCTCTACGCTCTCGCAACTTGTGGCGCAGAGACGCGAAGAGGGGCGCACGCTGAGTATTCGCGACACCTTCACGGTGCTCGCGCATGTCTGCAGCGCGCTCTCGGCGGTGCATGAGCGCAAGACCAGCCACGGCGTGCTCACGCCCTACAACGTCTATGTCAACAAGCAGGGCGTGGTGAAGGTGGGGAACCTGGCCTTCGGGCGTATGGTCAGCACCTTCCTTCACGGACGCGGTGAGGGGGCCTTCCACGACAGTATCTATGTGGCGCCGGAGGTGGCCGAGTCTCCGGCGAACCTGAGCGCGGCCGCCGACCTCTACAGCCTGGGCATGATCGCTGCCGAACTGCTCAATCCCACCGGGCTTCCCAGCGATCGCAAGCAGGCCCATGAGATGGCCCTCGACGGGCTGGCCAAATACCCGCCAGCGCTCTTCAGCCTCGTCTCGGCCTGTCTCTCCGGAGATCGACGTCAGCGCCCGGCCTCAGCGCAGCATTTCCGCGATGAGCTTGAGGAGATCGCTCGAGACGCCGGTGCACGCCTGAGCGGCGTGGCGCCTCCCGGCGCGCTGCCGGTGGAGCCGGCTGTGGTTGAGAGCGAGGAGGGCGACAGCCTCTTTGATCTCTTCGATGTGGGCGATATCGCCCCGCCGCCGGCCGATGAGGCCGAAGCGGAGCGCTATCTGGTGCAGAAGAGCGGCCTGGATTACGGCCCCTTCACCGAAATTAAGATCCTTGAGCAGCTTCGCGCCGATGAGATCGACGAGAACTCGCTGGTGCTCGATCGTTTTACCCAGCAGCGCTGTCGGCTTATTGAGATGGAGGCGTTTAGCGCCGAGGTCAAGGCGTACATCCCCGAACGCGAGGAGCGCCGGCGGCGCGAGGCCGAGGCCCGGGCCGAGCTTCAGCGCAAGGTCAAGAAGGGCGGGCTCGCCGCCCTGGTGGTGTCCATTGTGGCTGGCCTGGTGGTGTTGGCAGCGATGGGCTGGTTCTGGCTGCAGCAGCCGGACCCGGAGCCGATGCCGCTGGAACAGGCATTTGCCTCACTGGACTACACCTTCTTGCCTCCTCCCTCGGAATTTCAGGCGGTCGCGGTGGACTCCGATCTTTTGCAGAGCATCTTCAATCCTCGTGCAAGCCAGGAGGAGATCGCGCGTACGCTCAAGAAAGTGCGGGGCGCCGGAGGCAAGCGGGCATCCGCCGGGGGCTCGGCTGCCGGAGCGTCGGGGCCGCGTGAGGCCGATGTTGATATGGCCAATTTCTCAGGCTCCGCCAAGCACCTGAGCGACCAGGAAATCAACCGCGTCATTATGAGCGACTTCAACGCGATGACCGATTGCATTCGCTCCGAGCTTAACCGAAACAGCTCCTTTAAGGGGCTGACCGTGCAGTTCTTTATCCGTCCCTCCGGCACCACCGGGGGCGTGCAGATCAAGGAGAGCAAGTACCAGAGTCGCGAGGTCGGCCAGTGCATGATCCAGCGCTTCCGCGCGATGAAGTTCCCGGAGCACGGTGCCATCTCCAATCGCGGTGTGGAGTTCCCGCTCTACGTGCAATGA
- the tsaE gene encoding tRNA (adenosine(37)-N6)-threonylcarbamoyltransferase complex ATPase subunit type 1 TsaE: MTTRERPSFDPGEYTGLIVVPRVELALDGEAATLHLGRALGRGLHERGEGFLGLVGDLGAGKTTLIKGLAEGMSIAPDEVSSPTYALVQEYGRDAELVHMDLYRLEHVDDLESLAYWDYIDRPETLVCVEWLDRIPHAWPGQGVIVELGHRGEGRQARIFASEAFGSLVDRVGSKFDDIT; encoded by the coding sequence ATGACGACACGCGAGCGCCCGAGCTTTGATCCGGGTGAATACACCGGCCTGATTGTCGTGCCTCGCGTCGAGCTCGCGCTCGACGGCGAGGCGGCAACGCTGCATCTGGGGCGTGCGCTCGGGCGTGGGTTGCACGAGCGTGGTGAGGGGTTTCTGGGGCTTGTGGGCGACCTCGGCGCGGGCAAGACGACCTTGATCAAGGGGCTGGCCGAAGGCATGAGCATCGCTCCCGACGAAGTCTCAAGTCCCACCTATGCACTGGTTCAGGAGTACGGACGCGATGCGGAACTCGTGCATATGGATCTCTACCGGCTTGAGCATGTCGATGATCTTGAGTCCCTGGCCTACTGGGACTACATCGACCGCCCCGAGACGTTGGTCTGCGTGGAGTGGCTCGATCGCATCCCCCATGCCTGGCCCGGGCAGGGCGTGATCGTGGAGCTTGGGCACCGGGGCGAAGGCCGCCAGGCCCGCATCTTTGCCAGTGAAGCGTTTGGATCGCTGGTCGATCGCGTCGGCTCCAAATTCGACGATATCACCTGA